GGCTCGCTCCGCCGGGTCCCCGTCCTCCGCCGCCGCGCCGTCCAGCAGCCACCGGCCCGCCAGGCCCTCCGCGGCGCAGGCGAGGTCGGTGGCCAGCGGCGACCTCACCGCCGTGTCCACGGCCTCCGCGTGCCTGCGCGCGGCCTCACCGGCGTCCCCGCTCGCCTCGGCCAGGCGGCCGAGCGCCGTCAGCACGTACGACCTGGCCCCGTGCGCCTTGAGCAGGTCGATCCCGGAGGCGGCGAGCGCGGCGTCCAGATGACGGGACGCCTCCGCCAGGTCGCCCTCGTGGCGGGCGATCTCGCCCTGCCGGAGACGTATCGACGCCATCAACTCGGGCCGTCCGAGCCGGCGCGCCAGATCCTCTGCCCGCTCGCAGTCGGCGCGGGCGGCCCGGAGGTCCCCGGCCCGCCAGCGCGCCTCGGCCCGCCGGATCAGCACGTCCGCCAGCTCCTCCAGCGCCCCGAGCTCTTCGAGCAGGCGCACCCCCTCCTGCCACAGCCCCATGGCACGGCCCCACTCACCGCGCCAGCTCGCGATCAATCCGAGCAGGTCGAGCCCCTGCGTCATCCCCCAGCGCTCGCCCAGGGCGCCGAACTCGGCGAGCATCGACTCCAGCTCCCGTTCCGCACCCGCGACACCGCCGCCCAGCAGCGCCAGCAGCGCGCCGCTGAGCCGATCGAGCGCCCTGCTCCACGGATCGGGCCCCATCACATGCTCGGACACCGGCTCCCCGGGCTCGGGCGGCCCGGCGAGCATCCCCCACAGGGCCGGTCCGAACCGGCACCGCATCGGCCGGTCGAGCGCGTGGAGGGCGGTCCGGGCCTGCTTCCAGTGCGGCGATCCGGTGTCGGGTACGGCGTGCAGCACCACCAGCGCGTACTCTTCGCCCGACTCGGGTCCTATCGCGTCAAGGAGCCGCTGGGCGTGCTCGGTCGCCTCGCCCCGCCGCCCGCTCAGCCACCAGTACATGGCCAGCGCCCCCAGCAGCCGCGCCGCCGTCGCCCTGTCGTGCTCCACGCTCCACCGCAGCGCCGCCTGCAGGTTGGCGTTGTCGGCCGAGAGCAGGGCCAGCCACTGGAGCTGCTCGGCGCTGTAGAGGTGGCCGTCGGCGCGGTACGCGAACTCCAGGAACCAGGCGGCGTGGGCCGCCCTCAGCCGTCCCTCCTCCCCCGCCTCGCCCAGGCGCTCCGCGCAGAACAGGCGGATGGTGTCGAGCATGTGATAGCGCTCGCCGTCGGTCTCGACCAGCGACTTGTCCACCAGGTCGGCCAGCGGCTCGGCGCTGTCCGGGCCGCAGACCCGTTCCACCGCCTCCAGGCTCGCCCCTCCGGCGAACACGGAGAACCTCCTGGCCAGCGCCTGCTCCTCGGCGTCGAGCAGGCTCCAGCTCCACTCCACGACCGCGTGCAGCGTCTGGTGGCGCGTGGGCGCGGTACGGTCACCGCGCGAGAGGAGCCTGAACCTGTCGTCCTCGGCCAGCCGGGTGGCGATCTCCTCCACCCCGAACGTACGGGTCCGGGCCGCCGCCAGCTCGATGGCCAGGGGCACGCCGTCCAGCGCCGCGCAGATCCGGAGCACGGCGTCCAGGTTGCCGGGCCCGACCGCGAATCCCTGCCGCACGGACGCCGCCCGTTCGGCGAACAGCTTGACGGCCGGGTCGGTGGGCAGGGGCGCCAGCGGGACGAGGTGCTCGCCGGTGATGCCCAGGGGCTCCCTGCTCGTGGCGATGACCGTCAGGCCGGGAGAGGCGGCGAGGAGGCGGCGGGCCAGCACGGCGACCTCGGAGAGCACGTGCTCGCAGTTGTCGAGGACGAGGAGGAGGTCCTGCTCGGCCAGCGCGGCCAGCAGGCGTTCCGTGGGGTCGGGGAGCCCGCGCAGCGCCGACTCGCGCAACCCGAGCGCCGCCAGCACCGCCCCCGCCACCTGCCCGGTCCCCTCCACCAGGGACAGGTCCACGAAGCACGCCTCCCGGTCGTGACGGGTGGCGGTCTCGACGGCCAGGCGGGTCTTGCCGATGCCGCCGGGGCCGACGAGCGTCACCAGGCGGGCGCCGCGCAGAGCGGCCAGCCGCGCGAGCTCCTCCTCCCGTCCGACCAGCCGGTTCAGCTGGGCCGGCGGCGCGACCCGCCGGACCTGGTGCCTGTCGGCGCGCAGGATCGCCAGGTGCAGGTCGGCCAGCTCGGGCGAGGGGTCGGTGCCGAGTTCGTCGGCGAGCAGGCGGCGCGTCTCGTCGAAGACCGCGAGCGCCTCGGACGGCCGCCCCGCCGCCTCCAGCGCGCGCATGAGCAGCCCGCGCGGCCGCTCGCGCAGCGGATGCGCGGCCACCAGGTCCTGGAGCGCGCCCACGGGGCTGCCCTCGGGCAGGCCCAGCTCGGCCTCCATCAGGTCCTCCATGGCGGACAGGCGGAGCTCCTCCAGGCGGAGTGCCTGCGGTCCCGCGAACGGCGCGTCGGCCACGTCCGCGAGCGCCGGTCCCCGCCACAGATCGAGAGCCTCCCTGAGCGAGGACGCGGCTCCCGGGAACCGCCCGGCCACCAGCAGCCTGCGTCCCTCGCGCGACAGCCGCTCGAACCGGTGCGCGTCCACGTCGTCCGGCGAGACCGCCAGCCGGTACCCCGCCCCGTGGAACTCGATCAGACCGGCGGGCAGGCTCCGCCTGAGCCGGGAGATCTGCGCCTGGATGGCGTTGGCGGCCTCCGCGGGCGGCCGGTCGCCGTACTGGCCGTCGATGAGGCGCTCGACGCTCACCATCCGCCCGGCGTCGATCAGGAGCAACGCGAGCAGGGCACGCGGGCGCGGGCCGCCGATGGTCAGAGGGTCGCCGTCGGGGGAGCGCACCAGGAGCGGGCCCAGGATGCCGAACTGCACGCCCCCGATTGTCCCCCAACTGACCACTAAGAACGGAATTATCGGTATACCTACCGATGCATATACGTATTTCCCAGTCGGGAGTGACCGTTTAGCGTCGCGGCATCAAGGCGCAACAGTACTGCTAGCTTCCCACCCCCCAATCTCCCCGCAAGTCCCGCCGCCGAGGCGATCCCCGTGCGGCGCGCGGGCCGTCGTGCGCTCACGAAGCGTGCCGACCCCCGAGGGAGAACGTCGAAAGGAGCAGCACAGCGTGAAACGTAAAGCCTTACTCGCGGCGGTCGTCGGCGTGGCCACGGCCGCGGCACTGGCCTTACAGGCGCCACCTGCCAACGCCGCACCTCCCGGAGCAGCCCCGCAGAAGCAGACCACGCGAGCAGGCGACCCCGCGTCGCTCGCCGCGCAGGTCGCGGACAAGGCCGTCTCCAGCCAGCTCGACGAGCTCACCCGAGGGCCGGACGAGGCCTACAGCCGCGTGGCGGTCACCCCGGGCGCGGCCGACATGTACTACGTGTCGTACGAGCGCACCTACAAGGGCCTGCCGATGGTCGGCGGCGACGCCGTCGTGGTCACCGACGCGGCGGGCAACGTCAGGGACACGGTCTCGGCGCGGGGCCCGAGCCCGAGCGACGTGCCGACCAGGGCCACGATCAGCGCCGGTCGGGCCACCGAGGTCGCAAAGAGCAAGCTGTCCCGCGTGGACGACACCGCCGCGCCCCGCCTGGTCGTGCTGGCCTGGGGCGAGAAGCCGAGACTGACCTGGGACGCCATGGTCAGCGGCATTGCCGAGGGCAAGCCGAGCATCCAGCACGTGTTCGTGGACGCGCGCACCGGCGAGATCGCCGACTCGTACGACCTGGTACGCGAGGGCTCCGGCAACGGCTACTACTACGGCCAGGTGACCATCGGGACGAGCGGATCCGGCAGCTCGTACTCGATGACCGACACGAGCAGGCCCGGCATCCAGTGCGGCGGCCAGAACGGCAGCGCGTACACCGGCACGGACGACGCCTGGGGCAACGCCTCGGGCACCAATCTGGAGACCGCCTGCGTGGACGCGCTCTACAGCGTGCAGCGCGAGTGGGACATGCTGCGTGACTGGCTGGGCCGCAACGGCATCAACGGCAGCGGCCGCGGCTTCCCGGCCCGGGTCGGGCTCGCCGACGTGAACGCCTACTGGAACGGCAGCTACACCAACTTCGGCCACAGCCAGGACAACGCCCGGCAGGCGACCAACATCGACGTCGTGTCGCACGAGTTCGGCCACGCGATCTTCCAGACCACGCCGGGCGGCGCCGGGTCGGGCAACGAGAACGGCGGGATCAACGAGGGCACCGGCGACATCTTCGGCGCCCTGACCGAGGCGTACGCCAACAACCCCAACGACCCGCCCGACTACTTGGTGGGCGAGGAGGTCAACCTGGTCGGCGACGGGCCGATCCGCAACATGTACAACCCGAGCGCGCTCGGCGACCCGAACTGCTACTCCTCCTCGATCCCGAGCACCGAGGTGCACGCGGCGGCAGGCCCGCTGAACCACTGGTTCTACCTGCTGGCCGAGGGCAACAACCCCGGCGGCGGCAAGCCGTCCAGCCCGATCTGCTCCGGCGGCCCCTCGTCGGTCACCGGCGTCGGCATCCAGAACGCCGGCAAGATCTACATGGGCGCGCTGGCCCGCAAGACCTCGTCCTGGCGGTACACGAACATCCGCGCCGCCTCGGTCGCGGCCGCGATCGAGCTGTTCGGCGCCAACAGCGCCCAGTGCAACACCACCAAGGCGGCATGGAGCGCGGTCAGCGTGGCGGCGGCGTCGGGCGAGCCCGCGTGCGGCACGTCGACCAGCGACTTCTCGATCTCGCTCAGCCCGACGTCCGGCAGCGCGGCTCCCGGCGGTCAGGCGACGGCCACGGTCGGCACGCAGACCACCTCCGGCAGCGCCCAGACCGTGAGCCTGAGCGCGTCGGGTCTGCCCAGCGGCACCACGGCGAGCTTCAGCCCGTCGTCGGTGACCTCGGGCAACTCCTCGACGCTGACGCTCTCGGTCGGTTCGTCGACGGCGGCGGGGACGTACAACATCACCGTCACCGGAACCGGCTCGACGACGCACACCGCGACGTACGCGCTCACCGTCAGCTCGAACCCGCCGACGCGTGACTTCTCGATCTCGGCCAGTCCCGCGTCCGGCACCGTGCAGGCGGGCTCGGCGGCGACGACCACGATCGGCACGGCCACCACGGCGGGCACGGCCCAGACGGTGAACCTGTCGGCCAGCGGCCTCCCGACGGGCGCCACGGCCGCGTTCAACCCGGCCTCGGTGACCTCGGGCGCCTCGTCAACGCTGACGATCTCGACCGCGCCCACCACACCGGCCGGCAACTACACCGTCACGGTGACCGGCACGGGCGTGACGGCGACGCACACGGCGACGTACGCGCTGACCGTCAC
The nucleotide sequence above comes from Nonomuraea helvata. Encoded proteins:
- a CDS encoding BTAD domain-containing putative transcriptional regulator, with translation MQFGILGPLLVRSPDGDPLTIGGPRPRALLALLLIDAGRMVSVERLIDGQYGDRPPAEAANAIQAQISRLRRSLPAGLIEFHGAGYRLAVSPDDVDAHRFERLSREGRRLLVAGRFPGAASSLREALDLWRGPALADVADAPFAGPQALRLEELRLSAMEDLMEAELGLPEGSPVGALQDLVAAHPLRERPRGLLMRALEAAGRPSEALAVFDETRRLLADELGTDPSPELADLHLAILRADRHQVRRVAPPAQLNRLVGREEELARLAALRGARLVTLVGPGGIGKTRLAVETATRHDREACFVDLSLVEGTGQVAGAVLAALGLRESALRGLPDPTERLLAALAEQDLLLVLDNCEHVLSEVAVLARRLLAASPGLTVIATSREPLGITGEHLVPLAPLPTDPAVKLFAERAASVRQGFAVGPGNLDAVLRICAALDGVPLAIELAAARTRTFGVEEIATRLAEDDRFRLLSRGDRTAPTRHQTLHAVVEWSWSLLDAEEQALARRFSVFAGGASLEAVERVCGPDSAEPLADLVDKSLVETDGERYHMLDTIRLFCAERLGEAGEEGRLRAAHAAWFLEFAYRADGHLYSAEQLQWLALLSADNANLQAALRWSVEHDRATAARLLGALAMYWWLSGRRGEATEHAQRLLDAIGPESGEEYALVVLHAVPDTGSPHWKQARTALHALDRPMRCRFGPALWGMLAGPPEPGEPVSEHVMGPDPWSRALDRLSGALLALLGGGVAGAERELESMLAEFGALGERWGMTQGLDLLGLIASWRGEWGRAMGLWQEGVRLLEELGALEELADVLIRRAEARWRAGDLRAARADCERAEDLARRLGRPELMASIRLRQGEIARHEGDLAEASRHLDAALAASGIDLLKAHGARSYVLTALGRLAEASGDAGEAARRHAEAVDTAVRSPLATDLACAAEGLAGRWLLDGAAAEDGDPAERAALLLGVGVALRGMAVAGDRDVARVAAAATEVLGPDGFAAAFSKGASMSRDDALAVLGRGR
- a CDS encoding M4 family metallopeptidase yields the protein MKRKALLAAVVGVATAAALALQAPPANAAPPGAAPQKQTTRAGDPASLAAQVADKAVSSQLDELTRGPDEAYSRVAVTPGAADMYYVSYERTYKGLPMVGGDAVVVTDAAGNVRDTVSARGPSPSDVPTRATISAGRATEVAKSKLSRVDDTAAPRLVVLAWGEKPRLTWDAMVSGIAEGKPSIQHVFVDARTGEIADSYDLVREGSGNGYYYGQVTIGTSGSGSSYSMTDTSRPGIQCGGQNGSAYTGTDDAWGNASGTNLETACVDALYSVQREWDMLRDWLGRNGINGSGRGFPARVGLADVNAYWNGSYTNFGHSQDNARQATNIDVVSHEFGHAIFQTTPGGAGSGNENGGINEGTGDIFGALTEAYANNPNDPPDYLVGEEVNLVGDGPIRNMYNPSALGDPNCYSSSIPSTEVHAAAGPLNHWFYLLAEGNNPGGGKPSSPICSGGPSSVTGVGIQNAGKIYMGALARKTSSWRYTNIRAASVAAAIELFGANSAQCNTTKAAWSAVSVAAASGEPACGTSTSDFSISLSPTSGSAAPGGQATATVGTQTTSGSAQTVSLSASGLPSGTTASFSPSSVTSGNSSTLTLSVGSSTAAGTYNITVTGTGSTTHTATYALTVSSNPPTRDFSISASPASGTVQAGSAATTTIGTATTAGTAQTVNLSASGLPTGATAAFNPASVTSGASSTLTISTAPTTPAGNYTVTVTGTGVTATHTATYALTVTGTSGGRTFTNDTNYTIDDWSTIDSSITSTATGTATSPVKLSITISHTCAEDLDIWLRGPNGTWYAVDRYGGTTCTQYGTRTFSVPVSQQAAGTWILEIEDVYLGDTGYLDTWSITV